In Syngnathus acus chromosome 5, fSynAcu1.2, whole genome shotgun sequence, a genomic segment contains:
- the tnks1bp1 gene encoding 182 kDa tankyrase-1-binding protein isoform X7 produces MMQSTVDSSQVIDVSQSKPSLPPKPRLAPKPFSPQNNTIHAVNAPNVVNVSAKDKAGKPVAKTAPKPSLTKPAPKPPQQKSTSVNTKVQTKPSKAENKPLVDQKEVTKTNHKTETQVITNAKPNDVGKNDDKSPATKIQKPEESEDNDSLKNNETFLWGGTRKRLSVELTSKFNSGGIPLPKDLSRSASISKGKENANQPKPIIPEPSTTESNDANLVEDGSEGGSIKRRISLLFDSKSKPEVAVKRVQPEFVNETAGVKERIKNWTQETSPGPPTVPTLEKTPKLPAASERGSISPDTTEKRRTEQLHTSELDHTTSAEDDEEEEEDDEAPLAVGAKAESKSAEEMLKSESENEDISEVEQLKHLEFEKRRKAEEAEMKIFQLQEEKRQMEEEEEARHIREEESRLEVERERLRLKRKEEERQRREELEKERLREEERKEEEKERLRLKREQEEKRRREEIERERLREEERREEEEKERFRLKREQEEKRRREEIERERLREEERREEERERLRLKREEEENQKREELEKERLREEEEEEKERLRLKREQEEKRRREEIERERLREEERRKEIERIKLKKLEEEKQRWEELDKERLREEERRREEIERLRLKREEEERQIKEEIEREKLRAEQQRREEIERLKLKREEEERQRREELERLMEEQIRKEEIEKLRLRREQEEKRRREVIERERLREEERRKAEIERIRLKKLEEEKQRWEELEEERLREEERRKEEIERLRLKREEEERRRREELEKERLREEERRREEIQRLRLKREAEERQRREELEDRLREEERRREEIERLRLRREQEERQRREELEKERLREDERRREEIERLRVKKLEEEKQRREELEEKLREEQRRREEIERLRLKREEEERQRMEDLERERLREEEKRREEREQLRLKMEEEERLRSEELEREILREKERRREEIERLRVRREEEERQRREELERERLRDEQRRREEIERLKLKVEENERLRREELERERLKEDVSRREEMERLRLQMEEEERQRREEWEHRKEESRVAQALKEEQSRTRRKMEMKMQQKGDLERMRGEEERRWQQGVDDNDPKYLPPTTGMVYDNFSVVGTKPAVDVGHFDDFSVKPTRWGSQPKVDVNTRDTTVDILMSRNVGARERDIRDRVRVEGRVEPKSTLAFPEAEEDHREPEEESQEQEQELPQIGGRYYRHEDPDSSYRALGHGEDTDALIDVEADRPQAAYEWRPKTDRTAFQPSPKSFTDSFAEASNDVETPELLLSPFPESSTPLLDTSAQKSRVNLGKRRTRSHPSRSNRSQPSVVETPDWRSCDSTEGGQMESDSEEEQPKQRILSSPSVSRKVPVFPGVSPSSLIAQMKKRAEGREETEEEKESPNDEVVPSPSQVPRSPRPPRSAAQLAGAARVLPPIGATDGGAVPPTWLKELKSKKRISQHEGEW; encoded by the exons ATGATGCAGAGCACAGTTGACTCGTCGCAGGTGATAGACGTCTCACAATCCAAGCCCTCGCTCCCTCCCAAGCCTCGACTTGCTCCCAAGCCTTTCTCACCACAAAATAACACGATTCACGCCGTAAATGCTCCAAACGTTGTTAATGTTTCCGCCAAGGACAAGGCTGGAAAGCCCGTGGCTAAAACCGCCCCTAAACCCTCCCTGACCAAACCGGCACCAAAACCACCTCAGCAAAAGTCCACAAGTGTCAATACAAAGGTGCAAACCAAACCATCCAAAGCTGAAAACAAACCGCTGGTAGATCAGAAAGAAGTTACCAAAACGAACCACAAAACCGAGACGCAGGTGATAACAAACGCTAAACCGAATGATGTTGGAAAGAATGATGACAAATCTCCAGCGACCAAGATCCAAAAGCCTGAAGAATCAGAAGACAATGATTCcttaaaaaacaatgaaacatTTCTGTGGGGTGGAACCAGGAAGCGCTTGTCGGTGGAGCTGACCTCCAAATTTAACTCTGGTGGTATCCCTCTACCCAAAGACCTCAGCAGATCGGCATCTATAagcaaaggaaaagaaaatgcaaaccaGCCAAAACCGATAATTCCAGAGCCGTCCACCACCGAAAGTAATGACGCTAATCTGGTGGAAGACGGCAGCGAAGGTGGAAGCATTAAACGCCGGATCAGTCTTTTATTCGACTCTAAGTCAAAGCCAGAGGTTGCTGTAAAGCGAGTGCAGCCCGAGTTTGTAAATGAAACAGCTGGTGTCAAGGAGAGAATCAAAAACTGGACTCAGGAAACCAG CCCAGGTCCACCAACTGTGCCAACATTAGAGAAGACTCCAAAATTACCAGCTGCTTCTGAAAGAGGAAGCATATCGCCTGACACAACTGAAAAACGTCGAACAGAACAACTTCACACATCGGAGTTGGACCACACAACATCAGCAgaagatgatgaggaggaggaggaggatgacgaAGCGCCTCTTGCCGTGGGAGCGAAAGCTGAAAGCAAATCAGCGGAAGAAATGCTtaagagcgagagcgagaacGAGGACATCAGTGAGGTGGaacaattaaaacatttggaatttgaaaaaaggCGAAAAGCTGAGGAagctgaaatgaaaatattccagttgcaggaggagaagagacaaatggaggaggaagaagaagccaGGCATATTCGAGAAGAGGAGAGCAGGCTGGAAGTAGAGAGAGAAAGACTTCGGCTTAAGAGGAAAGAAGAGGAGAGGCAAAGAAGGGAGGAACTGGAGAAAGAGAGGTTgagggaagaggagaggaaggaggaggagaaagaaagatTGAGACTGAAAAGGGAACAAGAGGAGAAACGGCGAAGGGAGGAAATTGAGAGGGAAAGACTCAgggaagaggagaggagggag gaggaggagaaagaaagatTCAGACTGAAAAGGGAACAAGAGGAGAAACGGCGAAGGGAGGAAATTGAGAGGGAAAGACTCAgggaagaggagaggagggaggaagagagagaaagattgAGGCTAAagagagaagaagaggagaatCAAAAAAGGGAGGAACTGGAGAAAGAAAGGCtgagggaagaggaggaggaggagaaagaaagatTGAGACTGAAAAGGGAACAAGAGGAGAAACGGCGAAGGGAGGAAATTGAGAGGGAAAGACTCAgggaagaggagaggaggaaggagatAGAAAGGATAAAACTCAAGAAGTTGGAAGAGGAGAAGCAAAGATGGGAGGAATTGGACAAAGAAAGGCTGAGAGAAGAGGAGAGAAGGAGGGAGGAAATAGAAAGATTGAGGCTCAAgagggaagaagaggagagacAGATAAAGGAGGAaattgagagagagaaactGAGGGCAGAGCAGCAAAGAAGGGAGGAGATTGAAAGACTCAAGTTGAAgagggaagaagaggagagacAGAGAAGGGAGGAATTGGAGAGGCTAATGGAAGAGCAGATAAGGAAGGAGGAGATAGAAAAATTGAGACTGAGAAGGGAACAAGAGGAGAAACGGCGAAGGGAGGTAATTGAGAGGGAAAGACTCAGGGAAGAGGAAAGAAGGAAGGCGGAGATAGAAAGAATACGACTCAAGAAGTTGGAAGAGGAGAAGCAAAGATGGGAGGAATTGGAGGAAGAAAGGctaagagaagaagaaagaaggaaggaagagatAGAAAGATTGAGGCTGAAgagggaagaagaggagagacGGAGAAGGGAAGAATTGGAGAAGGAAAGGCTTAGGGAAGAAGAgcggaggagggaggagaTACAACGATTGAGACTAAAGAGGGAAGCAGAGGAGAGACAGCGGAGAGAAGAATTGGAGGACAGACTCAGGGAAGAGGAGAGAAGGAGAGAGGAGATAGAAAGATTGAGGCTACGAAGAGAACAAGAGGAGAGACAGCGAAGGGAGGAATTGGAGAAGGAAAGGCTCAGGGAAGACGAGAGAAGGAGAGAGGAGATTGAAAGATTGCGAGTGAAGAAGTTGGAAGAGGAGAAGCAGAGAAGGGAGGAACTGGAGGAGAAGCTGAGAGAAGAGCAAAGAAGGAGGGAAGAGATAGAAAGATTGAGGCTCAAgagggaagaggaagagagacAGAGAATGGAGGACCTGGAGAGGGAAAGACTGAGGGAAGAGGAGAAACGGAGGGAAGAGAGAGAACAATTGCGGCTGAAgatggaagaggaggagagactCAGAAGCGAAGAGTTGGAGAGGGAGATTCTCAGGGaaaaggagaggaggagggaggagatAGAAAGATTGAGGGTaaggagggaagaggaggagagacaGAGAAGGGAGGAATTGGAGAGGGAAAGACTGAGGGACGAGCAGCGAAGAAGGGAAGAGATTGAAAGACTCAAGTTGAaggtggaagaaaatgagaggCTGAGAAGGGAGGAATTGGAGAGGGAAAGACTGAAGGAGGACGTGAGCAGGAGGGAGGAGATGGAAAGGCTCAGGCTCCAGATGGAAGAAGAGGAGCGACAGAGACGTGAGGAATGGGAGCACAGGAAAGAGGAATCGAGGGTGGCACAAGCCCTGAAGGAGGAGCAGTCGAGGACGCGACGCAAGATGGAGatgaaaatgcaacaaaaggGAGACCTGGAGAGGATGAGGGGGGAAGAAGAGAGAAGGTGGCAGCAAGGCGTCGATGACAACGACCCTAAATATTTGCCTCCGACTACCGGCATGGTTTATGACAACTTCTCGGTCGTTGGGACGAAGCCTGCGGTGGACGTCGgacattttgatgatttttcAGTCAAGCCAACTCGATGGGGCTCACAGCCTAAAGTGGACGTTAACACGCGGGACACAACAGTGGACATTCTGATGTCGCGCAACGTCGGCGCTCGGGAGAGAGATATACGAGACAGAGTGAGGGTCGAAGGGCGGGTTGAGCCAAAATCAACCTTGGCCTTTccggaggcggaggaggaccACCGAGAGCCAGAAGAGGAGTCTCAAGAACAAGAGCAAGAGTTACCACAGATCGGAGGCAGATATTACAGGCATGAG GATCCTGACAGCAGTTATCGAGCACTTGGACATGGTGAAGACACAGACGCGTTGATAGATGTGGAGGCAGACAGGCCGCAAGCAGCCTATGAATGGAGACCTAAAACTGACAG GACTGCTTTTCAACCAAGTCCCAAGTCTTTCACTGATTCGTTCGCTGAGGCCTCTAACGATGTTGAGACACCCGAACTTTTGCTGTCTCCTTTCCCTGAG AGCTCCACCCCGCTCCTCGACACCAGTGCACAGAAATCCAGGGTCAACCTGGGCAAGAGGCGCACCCGATCGCATCCATCACGTTCAAATCGCTCGCAACCATCTGTGGTAGAGACTCCGGATTGGCGGTCTTGTGACTCCACAG AAGGCGGGCAAATGGAGTCCGACTCAGAGGAGgaacaaccaaaacaaaggaTACTCTCTTCTCCGTCTGTCTCCAGAAAGGTCCCTGTCTTTCCTGGTGTGAGCCCATCAAGCCTCATT GCTCAGATGAAAAAGAGAGCAGAAGGACGAGAAGAGACTGAAGAAGAGAAGGAAAGTCCAAATGATGAAGTGGTGCCATCTCCATCTCAAGTGCCTCGCTCTCCCCGCCCTCCCCGctccgccgcccagcttgctgGAGCTGCACGAGTACTTCCACCCATAGGCGCCACAGATGGAGG TGCGGTCCCTCCGACTTGGCTGAAAGAGCTGAAGTCTAAAAAGCGTATCAGTCAACATGAAGGGGAATGGTAG
- the tnks1bp1 gene encoding 182 kDa tankyrase-1-binding protein isoform X3: protein MMQSTVDSSQVIDVSQSKPSLPPKPRLAPKPFSPQNNTIHAVNAPNVVNVSAKDKAGKPVAKTAPKPSLTKPAPKPPQQKSTSVNTKVQTKPSKAENKPLVDQKEVTKTNHKTETQVITNAKPNDVGKNDDKSPATKIQKPEESEDNDSLKNNETFLWGGTRKRLSVELTSKFNSGGIPLPKDLSRSASISKGKENANQPKPIIPEPSTTESNDANLVEDGSEGGSIKRRISLLFDSKSKPEVAVKRVQPEFVNETAGVKERIKNWTQETSPGPPTVPTLEKTPKLPAASERGSISPDTTEKRRTEQLHTSELDHTTSAEDDEEEEEDDEAPLAVGAKAESKSAEEMLKSESENEDISEVEQLKHLEFEKRRKAEEAEMKIFQLQEEKRQMEEEEEARHIREEESRLEVERERLRLKRKEEERQRREELEKERLREEERKEEEKERLRLKREQEEKRRREEIERERLREEERREVEKERLRQEDERKREEEERPRLKREEDEKQRREELEKLREEEKSAEMERMRVKNLKEEKQRRKELEKESLREEERRREERERLRLKREEEENQKREELEKERLREEEEEKERFRLKREQEEKRRREEIERERLREEERREEERERLRLKREEEENQKREELEKERLREEEEEEKERLRLKREQEEKRRREEIERERLREEERRKEIERIKLKKLEEEKQRWEELDKERLREEERRREEIERLRLKREEEERQIKEEIEREKLRAEQQRREEIERLKLKREEEERQRREELERLMEEQIRKEEIEKLRLRREQEEKRRREVIERERLREEERRKAEIERIRLKKLEEEKQRWEELEEERLREEERRKEEIERLRLKREEEERRRREELEKERLREEERRREEIQRLRLKREAEERQRREELEDRLREEERRREEIERLRLRREQEERLREDERRREEIERLRVKKLEEEKQRREELEEKLREEQRRREEIERLRLKREEEERQRMEDLERERLREEEKRREEREQLRLKMEEEERLRSEELEREILREKERRREEIERLRVRREEEERQRREELERERLRDEQRRREEIERLKLKVEENERLRREELERERLKEDVSRREEMERLRLQMEEEERQRREEWEHRKEESRVAQALKEEQSRTRRKMEMKMQQKGDLERMRGEEERRWQQGVDDNDPKYLPPTTGMVYDNFSVVGTKPAVDVGHFDDFSVKPTRWGSQPKVDVNTRDTTVDILMSRNVGARERDIRDRVRVEGRVEPKSTLAFPEAEEDHREPEEESQEQEQELPQIGGRYYRHEDPDSSYRALGHGEDTDALIDVEADRPQAAYEWRPKTDRTAFQPSPKSFTDSFAEASNDVETPELLLSPFPESSTPLLDTSAQKSRVNLGKRRTRSHPSRSNRSQPSVVETPDWRSCDSTEGGQMESDSEEEQPKQRILSSPSVSRKVPVFPGVSPSSLIAQMKKRAEGREETEEEKESPNDEVVPSPSQVPRSPRPPRSAAQLAGAARVLPPIGATDGGAVPPTWLKELKSKKRISQHEGEW, encoded by the exons ATGATGCAGAGCACAGTTGACTCGTCGCAGGTGATAGACGTCTCACAATCCAAGCCCTCGCTCCCTCCCAAGCCTCGACTTGCTCCCAAGCCTTTCTCACCACAAAATAACACGATTCACGCCGTAAATGCTCCAAACGTTGTTAATGTTTCCGCCAAGGACAAGGCTGGAAAGCCCGTGGCTAAAACCGCCCCTAAACCCTCCCTGACCAAACCGGCACCAAAACCACCTCAGCAAAAGTCCACAAGTGTCAATACAAAGGTGCAAACCAAACCATCCAAAGCTGAAAACAAACCGCTGGTAGATCAGAAAGAAGTTACCAAAACGAACCACAAAACCGAGACGCAGGTGATAACAAACGCTAAACCGAATGATGTTGGAAAGAATGATGACAAATCTCCAGCGACCAAGATCCAAAAGCCTGAAGAATCAGAAGACAATGATTCcttaaaaaacaatgaaacatTTCTGTGGGGTGGAACCAGGAAGCGCTTGTCGGTGGAGCTGACCTCCAAATTTAACTCTGGTGGTATCCCTCTACCCAAAGACCTCAGCAGATCGGCATCTATAagcaaaggaaaagaaaatgcaaaccaGCCAAAACCGATAATTCCAGAGCCGTCCACCACCGAAAGTAATGACGCTAATCTGGTGGAAGACGGCAGCGAAGGTGGAAGCATTAAACGCCGGATCAGTCTTTTATTCGACTCTAAGTCAAAGCCAGAGGTTGCTGTAAAGCGAGTGCAGCCCGAGTTTGTAAATGAAACAGCTGGTGTCAAGGAGAGAATCAAAAACTGGACTCAGGAAACCAG CCCAGGTCCACCAACTGTGCCAACATTAGAGAAGACTCCAAAATTACCAGCTGCTTCTGAAAGAGGAAGCATATCGCCTGACACAACTGAAAAACGTCGAACAGAACAACTTCACACATCGGAGTTGGACCACACAACATCAGCAgaagatgatgaggaggaggaggaggatgacgaAGCGCCTCTTGCCGTGGGAGCGAAAGCTGAAAGCAAATCAGCGGAAGAAATGCTtaagagcgagagcgagaacGAGGACATCAGTGAGGTGGaacaattaaaacatttggaatttgaaaaaaggCGAAAAGCTGAGGAagctgaaatgaaaatattccagttgcaggaggagaagagacaaatggaggaggaagaagaagccaGGCATATTCGAGAAGAGGAGAGCAGGCTGGAAGTAGAGAGAGAAAGACTTCGGCTTAAGAGGAAAGAAGAGGAGAGGCAAAGAAGGGAGGAACTGGAGAAAGAGAGGTTgagggaagaggagaggaaggaggaggagaaagaaagatTGAGACTGAAAAGGGAACAAGAGGAGAAACGGCGAAGGGAGGAAATTGAGAGGGAAAGACTCAgggaagaggagaggagggaggTTGAGAAAGAAAGATTGAGGCAAGAAGACGAGAGgaagagggaggaggaagaaagacCGAGACTAAAAAGGGAAGAAGATGAGAAGCAGAGAAGAGAAGAACTGGAAAAGCTaagagaggaggaaaagagcGCAGAGATGGAAAGGATGAGAGTGAAAAATTTGAAAGAGGAGAAGCAGAGAAGGAAGGAACTGGAGAAAGAAAGCCTGAGAGAAGAGGAGAGAAGGagggaagagagagaaagattgAGGCTAAagagagaagaagaggagaatCAAAAAAGGGAGGAACTGGAGAAAGAAAGGCtgagggaagaggaggaggagaaagaaagatTCAGACTGAAAAGGGAACAAGAGGAGAAACGGCGAAGGGAGGAAATTGAGAGGGAAAGACTCAgggaagaggagaggagggaggaagagagagaaagattgAGGCTAAagagagaagaagaggagaatCAAAAAAGGGAGGAACTGGAGAAAGAAAGGCtgagggaagaggaggaggaggagaaagaaagatTGAGACTGAAAAGGGAACAAGAGGAGAAACGGCGAAGGGAGGAAATTGAGAGGGAAAGACTCAgggaagaggagaggaggaaggagatAGAAAGGATAAAACTCAAGAAGTTGGAAGAGGAGAAGCAAAGATGGGAGGAATTGGACAAAGAAAGGCTGAGAGAAGAGGAGAGAAGGAGGGAGGAAATAGAAAGATTGAGGCTCAAgagggaagaagaggagagacAGATAAAGGAGGAaattgagagagagaaactGAGGGCAGAGCAGCAAAGAAGGGAGGAGATTGAAAGACTCAAGTTGAAgagggaagaagaggagagacAGAGAAGGGAGGAATTGGAGAGGCTAATGGAAGAGCAGATAAGGAAGGAGGAGATAGAAAAATTGAGACTGAGAAGGGAACAAGAGGAGAAACGGCGAAGGGAGGTAATTGAGAGGGAAAGACTCAGGGAAGAGGAAAGAAGGAAGGCGGAGATAGAAAGAATACGACTCAAGAAGTTGGAAGAGGAGAAGCAAAGATGGGAGGAATTGGAGGAAGAAAGGctaagagaagaagaaagaaggaaggaagagatAGAAAGATTGAGGCTGAAgagggaagaagaggagagacGGAGAAGGGAAGAATTGGAGAAGGAAAGGCTTAGGGAAGAAGAgcggaggagggaggagaTACAACGATTGAGACTAAAGAGGGAAGCAGAGGAGAGACAGCGGAGAGAAGAATTGGAGGACAGACTCAGGGAAGAGGAGAGAAGGAGAGAGGAGATAGAAAGATTGAGGCTACGAAGAGAACAAGAG GAAAGGCTCAGGGAAGACGAGAGAAGGAGAGAGGAGATTGAAAGATTGCGAGTGAAGAAGTTGGAAGAGGAGAAGCAGAGAAGGGAGGAACTGGAGGAGAAGCTGAGAGAAGAGCAAAGAAGGAGGGAAGAGATAGAAAGATTGAGGCTCAAgagggaagaggaagagagacAGAGAATGGAGGACCTGGAGAGGGAAAGACTGAGGGAAGAGGAGAAACGGAGGGAAGAGAGAGAACAATTGCGGCTGAAgatggaagaggaggagagactCAGAAGCGAAGAGTTGGAGAGGGAGATTCTCAGGGaaaaggagaggaggagggaggagatAGAAAGATTGAGGGTaaggagggaagaggaggagagacaGAGAAGGGAGGAATTGGAGAGGGAAAGACTGAGGGACGAGCAGCGAAGAAGGGAAGAGATTGAAAGACTCAAGTTGAaggtggaagaaaatgagaggCTGAGAAGGGAGGAATTGGAGAGGGAAAGACTGAAGGAGGACGTGAGCAGGAGGGAGGAGATGGAAAGGCTCAGGCTCCAGATGGAAGAAGAGGAGCGACAGAGACGTGAGGAATGGGAGCACAGGAAAGAGGAATCGAGGGTGGCACAAGCCCTGAAGGAGGAGCAGTCGAGGACGCGACGCAAGATGGAGatgaaaatgcaacaaaaggGAGACCTGGAGAGGATGAGGGGGGAAGAAGAGAGAAGGTGGCAGCAAGGCGTCGATGACAACGACCCTAAATATTTGCCTCCGACTACCGGCATGGTTTATGACAACTTCTCGGTCGTTGGGACGAAGCCTGCGGTGGACGTCGgacattttgatgatttttcAGTCAAGCCAACTCGATGGGGCTCACAGCCTAAAGTGGACGTTAACACGCGGGACACAACAGTGGACATTCTGATGTCGCGCAACGTCGGCGCTCGGGAGAGAGATATACGAGACAGAGTGAGGGTCGAAGGGCGGGTTGAGCCAAAATCAACCTTGGCCTTTccggaggcggaggaggaccACCGAGAGCCAGAAGAGGAGTCTCAAGAACAAGAGCAAGAGTTACCACAGATCGGAGGCAGATATTACAGGCATGAG GATCCTGACAGCAGTTATCGAGCACTTGGACATGGTGAAGACACAGACGCGTTGATAGATGTGGAGGCAGACAGGCCGCAAGCAGCCTATGAATGGAGACCTAAAACTGACAG GACTGCTTTTCAACCAAGTCCCAAGTCTTTCACTGATTCGTTCGCTGAGGCCTCTAACGATGTTGAGACACCCGAACTTTTGCTGTCTCCTTTCCCTGAG AGCTCCACCCCGCTCCTCGACACCAGTGCACAGAAATCCAGGGTCAACCTGGGCAAGAGGCGCACCCGATCGCATCCATCACGTTCAAATCGCTCGCAACCATCTGTGGTAGAGACTCCGGATTGGCGGTCTTGTGACTCCACAG AAGGCGGGCAAATGGAGTCCGACTCAGAGGAGgaacaaccaaaacaaaggaTACTCTCTTCTCCGTCTGTCTCCAGAAAGGTCCCTGTCTTTCCTGGTGTGAGCCCATCAAGCCTCATT GCTCAGATGAAAAAGAGAGCAGAAGGACGAGAAGAGACTGAAGAAGAGAAGGAAAGTCCAAATGATGAAGTGGTGCCATCTCCATCTCAAGTGCCTCGCTCTCCCCGCCCTCCCCGctccgccgcccagcttgctgGAGCTGCACGAGTACTTCCACCCATAGGCGCCACAGATGGAGG TGCGGTCCCTCCGACTTGGCTGAAAGAGCTGAAGTCTAAAAAGCGTATCAGTCAACATGAAGGGGAATGGTAG